From Streptomyces asiaticus, one genomic window encodes:
- a CDS encoding carbohydrate ABC transporter permease — protein sequence MTATTALSAPPAPARPAAGRSPAPAARRRAALHWIAVHAVAIAAALFFILPFVFVFLTSVMSDDQALSGDLWPTEWNWSNYVEVFNTPGFLDWWRNSLMYAGLGTLFTVCSSIPVAYALAKFRFRGRRTAMILVISTMMLPPQVIVIPMYLVWAQQLHLSGSLWPLIIPMAFGDAYSIFLLRQFLLTIPREYLESAKVDGSGEFGTLLRIVIPMAKPGIAAVALFQFFYCWNDYFGPQIYASQNPGAWTLSYGLESFKSAHSVNWNLTMAATLLVMAPVIIVFFFAQKAFVEGVTLTGVKG from the coding sequence ATGACCGCCACCACCGCCCTCTCGGCGCCGCCCGCGCCCGCGCGCCCCGCCGCCGGACGCTCCCCCGCCCCCGCCGCCCGCCGCCGCGCCGCGCTGCACTGGATCGCCGTGCACGCGGTCGCCATCGCCGCCGCGCTCTTCTTCATCCTGCCCTTCGTCTTCGTCTTCCTGACCTCGGTGATGAGCGACGACCAGGCGCTGAGCGGCGATCTGTGGCCCACCGAATGGAACTGGTCGAATTACGTCGAAGTCTTCAACACCCCGGGCTTCCTGGACTGGTGGCGCAATTCGCTGATGTACGCCGGGCTCGGCACCCTCTTCACCGTCTGTTCCTCCATTCCGGTGGCCTACGCCCTGGCCAAATTCCGCTTCCGCGGCCGCCGCACCGCCATGATCCTGGTCATCTCCACGATGATGCTGCCGCCGCAGGTGATCGTGATACCGATGTATCTGGTCTGGGCGCAGCAGCTCCATCTGTCGGGTTCGCTGTGGCCACTGATCATCCCGATGGCGTTCGGCGACGCGTACTCCATCTTCCTGCTGCGCCAGTTCCTGCTGACGATTCCCCGGGAGTACCTGGAGTCGGCGAAGGTGGACGGCAGCGGGGAATTCGGCACGCTGCTGCGCATCGTGATCCCGATGGCCAAGCCGGGGATCGCGGCCGTCGCGCTGTTCCAGTTCTTCTACTGCTGGAACGACTACTTCGGCCCGCAGATCTACGCCTCGCAGAATCCGGGTGCCTGGACGCTCAGTTACGGCCTGGAGAGCTTCAAGAGCGCGCACAGCGTCAACTGGAATCTGACGATGGCCGCGACCCTGCTCGTCATGGCCCCCGTCATCATCGTCTTCTTCTTCGCTCAGAAAGCCTTCGTCGAAGGCGTCACACTGACAGGAGTCAAGGGTTGA
- a CDS encoding 6-phospho-beta-glucosidase gives MKLAVVGGGSTYTPELIDGFARLRDVLPLEELVLVDPAADRLELVGGLARRIFAKQGHPGTISWTDDLDAGVDGADAVLLQLRVGGQAARNQDETWPLECGCVGQETTGAGGLAKALRTVPVVLDIAERVRRRNPDAWIVDFTNPVGIVTRALLTAGHRAVGLCNVAIGFQRKFAKLLGVDPGEVTLEHVGLNHLTWERAVRVGGTDGEDVLPKLLAEHGEAIAEDLRMPRTLVGRLGVVPSYYLRYYYQHDAVVRELRSKPSRAAEVAAIERELLEMYGDPALDEKPELLGKRGGAFYSEAAVDLTSSLLGDTGEVRIVNTFNAGTLPFLPDDAVIEVPAAVNAQGAKPLPVRPLEPLFAGLVANVTAYEHLALEAALKGGRERVFQALLSHPLIGQIEYAEKLTDDLIAHNREHLAWA, from the coding sequence TTGAAGCTCGCAGTCGTGGGGGGTGGGTCCACCTACACCCCCGAACTCATCGACGGATTCGCCCGGTTGCGGGACGTGCTCCCGCTGGAGGAGCTCGTCCTGGTCGACCCGGCCGCCGACCGGCTGGAGCTGGTCGGCGGGCTGGCGCGCCGGATCTTCGCCAAGCAGGGCCACCCGGGCACCATCTCCTGGACCGACGACCTGGACGCGGGCGTGGACGGCGCGGACGCGGTCCTGCTCCAGCTGCGCGTCGGCGGCCAGGCCGCGCGGAACCAGGACGAGACCTGGCCGCTGGAGTGCGGCTGTGTCGGCCAGGAGACCACCGGCGCGGGCGGGCTGGCCAAGGCGCTGCGCACCGTCCCGGTGGTGCTGGACATCGCCGAGCGGGTGCGCCGCCGCAACCCCGACGCCTGGATCGTGGACTTCACCAACCCGGTCGGGATCGTGACCCGGGCGCTGCTCACGGCCGGGCACCGGGCGGTCGGCCTGTGCAATGTGGCCATCGGCTTCCAGCGGAAGTTCGCCAAGCTGCTGGGCGTGGACCCCGGCGAGGTGACGCTGGAGCACGTCGGCCTCAACCACCTCACCTGGGAGCGCGCGGTGCGCGTCGGCGGCACCGACGGCGAGGACGTCCTGCCCAAGCTGCTCGCGGAGCACGGCGAGGCGATCGCCGAGGACCTGCGGATGCCGCGCACGCTGGTGGGCCGGCTCGGCGTCGTCCCCTCCTACTATCTGCGCTACTACTACCAGCATGACGCGGTGGTACGGGAGCTGCGCAGCAAGCCGTCCCGGGCGGCGGAGGTCGCGGCGATCGAGCGGGAACTGCTGGAGATGTACGGCGATCCGGCGCTGGACGAGAAGCCCGAGCTGCTCGGCAAGCGCGGCGGGGCGTTCTACTCGGAGGCGGCGGTCGATCTGACCTCGTCCCTGCTGGGCGACACCGGCGAGGTGCGGATCGTCAATACGTTCAACGCGGGCACCCTGCCCTTCCTGCCGGACGACGCGGTGATCGAGGTCCCGGCGGCCGTCAATGCGCAGGGCGCGAAGCCACTGCCCGTGCGCCCCCTCGAGCCCCTGTTCGCCGGTCTGGTCGCGAATGTCACCGCGTACGAACACCTGGCGCTGGAGGCGGCGTTGAAGGGCGGCCGGGAGCGGGTCTTCCAGGCGCTGCTGTCCCACCCCCTCATCGGCCAGATCGAATACGCCGAGAAGCTGACCGACGACCTCATCGCGCACAACCGGGAGCATCTGGCGTGGGCCTGA
- a CDS encoding N-acetylglucosamine kinase, whose amino-acid sequence MAIDAGNSKTDVALIGPDGSVLGAARGGGFRPPVVGAEQAVGSLAPLVEEAARQAGRAGPAGAGHVSACLANVDLPSEEEELTGVLAERGWGATVTVANDTFALLRAGVGDDGEPTGVSVVCGAGINCAGIGHGGRVARFPAIGRISGDWGGGGYLSEEALWWAARAEDGRGEPTELARALPAHFGLTTMYELIEALHLGRLEPGRRHELTPVLFAVAGAGDEIARAVVERQAEEVVTMAVVALGRLDLLGEETPVVLGGGVLAARHPLLDDRIRELLAERAPKAEPRVVTAPPVLGAALLGLDRTGAPESAYARLRAHYAPAGDTAPADDAAAADDTESGTESPSEA is encoded by the coding sequence CTGGCGATCGACGCGGGCAACAGCAAGACGGATGTGGCACTCATCGGCCCGGACGGCTCCGTGCTCGGCGCGGCCCGCGGCGGCGGCTTCCGGCCGCCCGTCGTGGGCGCCGAGCAGGCCGTCGGCTCGCTCGCGCCCCTGGTGGAGGAGGCGGCGCGGCAGGCGGGCCGGGCCGGTCCGGCGGGCGCGGGGCATGTCTCGGCCTGTCTGGCCAACGTCGATCTGCCCAGCGAGGAGGAGGAGTTGACGGGCGTCCTGGCCGAGCGCGGCTGGGGCGCCACCGTCACGGTCGCCAATGACACCTTCGCCCTGCTGCGGGCCGGGGTCGGGGACGACGGCGAGCCGACCGGCGTCTCCGTGGTCTGCGGCGCGGGCATCAACTGCGCCGGGATCGGTCACGGCGGCCGGGTGGCCCGCTTCCCCGCCATCGGCCGGATCTCCGGCGACTGGGGCGGCGGGGGCTATCTCTCGGAGGAGGCGCTGTGGTGGGCGGCGCGCGCGGAGGACGGCCGCGGCGAGCCGACCGAGCTGGCCCGCGCCCTGCCCGCGCACTTCGGCCTCACCACCATGTACGAGCTGATCGAGGCGCTGCATCTGGGCCGTCTGGAGCCGGGGCGGCGGCATGAGCTGACGCCGGTGCTGTTCGCGGTGGCCGGGGCCGGCGACGAGATCGCGCGGGCGGTCGTCGAACGCCAGGCGGAGGAAGTGGTGACCATGGCCGTGGTCGCCCTCGGCCGGCTCGATCTGCTGGGCGAGGAGACCCCTGTGGTGCTGGGCGGCGGGGTGCTCGCGGCCCGCCATCCGCTGCTGGACGACCGGATCCGCGAACTGCTCGCGGAGCGCGCCCCGAAGGCCGAGCCGCGGGTGGTCACCGCACCGCCGGTGCTCGGCGCCGCGCTGCTGGGCCTGGACCGCACCGGCGCGCCGGAATCGGCGTACGCCCGGCTGCGCGCGCACTACGCCCCGGCCGGTGACACCGCCCCGGCCGACGACGCCGCCGCAGCTGACGACACGGAAAGTGGAACCGAAAGTCCTTCCGAAGCGTAA
- a CDS encoding glutamate ABC transporter substrate-binding protein, with product MRTMGGGSMRSLRSAAAVTVCALGVATAIAVPAMMDDGGDGGGKGGARQPHTVRTGAEAASADSCRDPEASLRPSSASGPAIKRIKNREVNGHKLNKLIAGVDQNSYRWGYRDPATGDLTGFDIDLVRAIADDIFGDPDAVIFRTIPTSQRIKALQQGKVDVVVRTMTINCDRIKDVAFSTAYFQAGQQVLVPDDSSITGYNKTLRGKKVCTAQGSTAEAELDKPDTGAEHLGAIKVKPVPNQLDCLVRLQLGQVDAVITDNALAAGQAAQDPSVKLVGSRFTDEFYGVAMNKDDDDLVRRVNKVLENYRQGGAGSPWMQAYQKWLAKDFSTTQENPTPPTPEYKD from the coding sequence ATGAGGACGATGGGGGGCGGAAGCATGCGATCGCTGCGATCGGCCGCCGCGGTGACGGTATGCGCCCTGGGCGTGGCCACGGCCATCGCGGTCCCGGCGATGATGGACGACGGCGGGGACGGCGGCGGCAAGGGCGGTGCGCGGCAGCCGCATACGGTGCGGACCGGCGCCGAGGCCGCGTCGGCGGACAGCTGCCGCGATCCCGAGGCGAGCCTGCGCCCGTCCAGTGCGAGCGGTCCGGCCATCAAGCGGATCAAGAACCGTGAGGTCAACGGGCACAAGCTCAACAAGCTGATCGCGGGCGTCGACCAGAACAGCTACCGCTGGGGATACCGCGATCCGGCCACCGGCGACCTCACCGGCTTCGACATCGACCTGGTGCGCGCCATCGCCGACGACATCTTCGGCGATCCGGACGCGGTCATCTTCCGCACCATACCCACCAGTCAGCGCATCAAGGCCCTCCAGCAGGGCAAGGTCGACGTGGTGGTGCGCACCATGACCATCAACTGCGACCGGATCAAGGACGTGGCGTTCTCCACCGCGTACTTCCAGGCCGGGCAGCAGGTGCTGGTCCCCGACGACTCGTCCATCACCGGCTACAACAAGACCCTGCGCGGCAAGAAGGTCTGCACCGCGCAGGGTTCCACCGCCGAGGCCGAGCTGGACAAGCCGGACACCGGGGCCGAGCATCTGGGCGCGATCAAGGTGAAGCCCGTCCCCAACCAGCTGGACTGCCTGGTCAGACTTCAGCTCGGCCAGGTGGACGCGGTGATCACCGACAACGCGCTGGCGGCCGGCCAGGCGGCCCAGGACCCCTCCGTCAAGCTGGTCGGCTCGCGATTCACCGATGAGTTCTACGGCGTGGCGATGAACAAGGACGACGACGACCTGGTACGCCGGGTCAACAAGGTTCTGGAGAACTACCGCCAGGGCGGGGCGGGCAGCCCTTGGATGCAGGCCTACCAGAAGTGGCTCGCCAAGGACTTCAGCACGACGCAGGAGAACCCGACGCCGCCCACCCCCGAATACAAGGACTAG
- a CDS encoding tetratricopeptide repeat protein, which translates to MRSSRSATSASSGRNALGAGLVSVPDVPRPDPRTAVLADPEVPERKRFCSRGDCGAPVGRARGERPGRTEGFCTKCGHPYSFVPKLNPGDIVHGQYEVAGCLAHGGLGWIYLAIDRAVSDRWVVLKGLLDTGDEEALAAAVSERRFLAEIEHSNIVRIYNFVEHLDQRTGSLDGYIVMEYVGGKSLKDIANARRTSDGRRNPLPVEQACAYGIEALEALGHLHSRNLLYCDFKVDNAIQQQDQLKLIDMGAVRRMDDHDSPIYGTVGYQAPEISESGPSISSDLYTVARTLAVLTFDFQGYTNVYVDSLPDPEHIEVFRRYESFYRLLVRATDPDPGRRFASAREMADQLTGVLREVVALQTGRPRPALSTLFGPEPRVVDTELFADDGKDPSLLGARSAGGATAPLIPAQRPPGPLALPLPAVTTLDGRATALALPVPLVDSDDPNAGFLAGLLAADPAEVSAALRTAPVDSVELRLRRVRAQLELAQEHDAGVALTGLEAAYSDDWRIVWYRGLHALASGDRETAALSFDAVYDAFPGEPAPKLALGVCAEVLGQLDNAAEYYRLVWASDPSFVSAAFGLARVLLCSGDRPGAVRALESVPESSIHYTAARVAAVRARLRQRAPYDALLSDLTASAAQVERLGEFGLDAVRRERLRTEVLGSALDWVLSGSSGAPPGHNRPALLGSSLDERGLRFGLERSYRVLARLAQRGEERIELVERANRFRPRTWV; encoded by the coding sequence GTGCGCAGCTCCCGCTCCGCCACCTCGGCCTCCTCGGGGCGGAACGCCCTGGGCGCCGGTCTGGTCAGCGTCCCCGATGTGCCGCGCCCCGATCCCCGGACGGCGGTGCTGGCGGACCCCGAGGTCCCCGAGCGCAAGCGGTTCTGTAGCCGCGGGGACTGCGGTGCCCCGGTGGGCCGCGCCCGCGGCGAACGGCCGGGCCGCACGGAGGGGTTCTGCACCAAGTGCGGCCATCCGTACTCGTTCGTACCGAAGTTGAACCCCGGTGACATCGTCCACGGCCAGTACGAGGTCGCGGGCTGCCTTGCGCACGGCGGGCTCGGCTGGATCTATCTGGCCATCGACCGCGCGGTGTCGGACCGCTGGGTGGTCCTCAAGGGCCTGCTGGACACGGGCGACGAGGAGGCCCTGGCCGCCGCCGTCTCCGAGCGCCGCTTCCTCGCCGAGATCGAGCACTCCAACATCGTCCGGATCTACAACTTCGTCGAACACCTCGACCAGCGCACCGGCAGCCTCGACGGCTACATCGTCATGGAGTACGTGGGCGGCAAGTCCCTCAAGGACATCGCCAACGCCCGCCGCACGAGCGACGGCCGCCGCAATCCGCTGCCGGTGGAGCAGGCGTGCGCCTACGGCATCGAGGCGCTGGAGGCGCTCGGCCATCTGCACAGCCGCAATCTGCTCTACTGCGACTTCAAGGTCGACAACGCCATTCAGCAGCAGGACCAGCTCAAGCTGATCGACATGGGCGCGGTCCGGCGGATGGACGACCACGACAGCCCCATCTACGGCACGGTCGGCTATCAGGCCCCCGAGATCTCCGAGTCCGGCCCGTCGATCTCCTCCGACCTCTACACGGTGGCGCGCACCCTGGCCGTGCTCACCTTCGACTTCCAGGGCTATACGAACGTCTACGTGGACAGCCTGCCGGACCCCGAGCACATCGAGGTCTTCCGGCGTTATGAATCCTTCTACCGGCTGCTGGTGCGGGCCACCGATCCCGACCCGGGGCGCCGCTTCGCCTCCGCGCGGGAGATGGCCGACCAGCTGACCGGGGTGCTGCGGGAGGTCGTGGCGCTACAGACCGGGCGGCCCCGGCCGGCCCTGTCCACGCTCTTCGGACCGGAACCGCGCGTGGTGGACACCGAGTTGTTCGCCGACGACGGAAAGGATCCGTCCCTGCTGGGCGCCCGGTCCGCCGGGGGCGCCACCGCGCCCCTCATCCCCGCGCAGCGCCCGCCGGGCCCGCTGGCCCTGCCGCTGCCCGCCGTCACCACGCTGGACGGACGGGCCACCGCGCTGGCGCTCCCGGTGCCGCTGGTGGACTCCGACGACCCCAACGCGGGGTTCCTGGCCGGTCTGCTGGCCGCCGACCCCGCCGAGGTGAGCGCCGCGCTGCGGACCGCGCCCGTGGACTCGGTCGAGCTGCGGCTGCGCCGGGTGCGCGCCCAACTGGAGCTGGCCCAGGAGCATGACGCGGGCGTCGCGCTCACCGGTCTCGAGGCCGCGTACAGCGACGACTGGCGGATCGTCTGGTACCGGGGGCTGCACGCGCTGGCCAGCGGCGACCGCGAGACGGCCGCGCTCTCCTTCGACGCCGTCTACGACGCGTTCCCCGGTGAGCCCGCGCCGAAGCTGGCGCTCGGCGTCTGCGCCGAGGTGCTCGGCCAGTTGGACAACGCGGCGGAGTACTACCGGCTGGTCTGGGCCTCCGACCCCAGCTTCGTGAGCGCCGCCTTCGGCCTCGCCCGGGTCCTGCTGTGCTCCGGGGACCGCCCGGGCGCGGTGCGGGCTCTGGAGTCGGTGCCGGAGTCCTCGATCCACTACACGGCGGCGCGGGTCGCCGCCGTACGGGCCCGGCTGCGCCAGCGCGCGCCGTACGACGCCCTGCTGAGCGATCTGACGGCCTCGGCGGCCCAGGTCGAGCGGCTGGGCGAGTTCGGTCTGGACGCGGTGCGGCGGGAGCGGCTGCGTACGGAGGTCCTGGGCAGCGCCCTGGATTGGGTACTGTCCGGCAGCAGCGGGGCGCCCCCGGGACACAACCGGCCCGCTCTGCTCGGCAGCAGCCTGGACGAGCGCGGGCTGCGCTTCGGATTGGAGCGCTCGTACCGTGTACTCGCCAGACTCGCCCAGCGAGGCGAGGAGAGGATCGAACTGGTGGAGCGGGCCAACCGCTTCCGCCCCAGGACGTGGGTGTGA
- a CDS encoding PP2C family serine/threonine-protein phosphatase → MSQMPQPPQLSACPACDEPPQAGDRYCDRCGADLTVAAALAAEAALSADAIAGRPEAHGDLPEAYGDLPAPPRVNGAARSTHPEPEPDDYELAAPTSGEYGQVADPRAAAALGAPEAPVESVEPGIHPETNASTYTSAASSTGSGTGTGADPRLPGGEHRPRCAACQEGTIDQDGYCERCGHAQARTRDHMESELEGVAAASDRGLRHHRNEDAFSVSTAALPDGTPAMVAVVCDGVSSATRPDEASAAAADSANQALRASLPRGAHPQQAMNEAIIAAADAVNSLAQDTGAAAPPHEGQRHQNAPACTIVSAVVTSDILTIGWVGDSRAYWVPDDRTTPPARLTEDDSWAAQMVAAGLMSEAEAYADERAHAITGWLGADAYELEPHTASYKPDRPGVVVVCTDGLWNYAESAEQMARAVPPDARSRPLNSAQVLVGYALDGGGHDNVTVAVVPFPAAPGRAGSA, encoded by the coding sequence ATGTCGCAGATGCCGCAGCCGCCCCAGCTGTCAGCCTGCCCGGCCTGTGATGAGCCGCCGCAGGCAGGGGACAGATACTGCGATCGGTGCGGTGCCGATCTGACGGTGGCGGCCGCGCTGGCGGCCGAGGCCGCACTGTCGGCGGACGCGATCGCCGGCCGACCGGAGGCGCACGGCGACCTGCCGGAGGCGTACGGCGACCTGCCGGCGCCGCCGCGGGTGAACGGGGCGGCGCGGTCCACCCACCCGGAGCCGGAGCCGGACGACTACGAGCTGGCCGCCCCGACCTCCGGTGAGTACGGCCAGGTGGCCGACCCGCGGGCCGCGGCGGCGCTCGGCGCGCCCGAGGCACCCGTCGAGTCCGTCGAGCCCGGCATCCACCCGGAGACCAACGCGAGTACGTACACCAGCGCGGCGAGCAGCACGGGCAGCGGCACCGGCACCGGGGCGGACCCCCGGCTGCCCGGCGGCGAGCACCGCCCCCGGTGCGCCGCGTGCCAGGAGGGCACCATCGACCAGGACGGCTACTGCGAGCGCTGCGGACACGCCCAGGCACGGACCCGCGACCATATGGAGAGTGAGCTGGAGGGAGTCGCGGCGGCCAGCGACCGCGGGCTGCGCCACCACCGCAACGAGGACGCGTTCTCGGTGTCCACCGCCGCGCTGCCCGACGGCACACCGGCCATGGTCGCCGTGGTGTGCGACGGGGTCTCCTCGGCCACCCGCCCCGACGAAGCCTCGGCGGCCGCGGCCGACTCCGCGAACCAGGCGCTGCGGGCCTCGCTGCCCCGCGGCGCCCACCCCCAGCAGGCCATGAACGAGGCGATCATCGCCGCCGCCGACGCGGTCAACTCCCTGGCCCAGGACACCGGCGCGGCGGCTCCCCCTCATGAGGGGCAGCGCCATCAGAACGCACCGGCGTGCACCATCGTCAGCGCCGTCGTCACCAGCGACATCCTCACCATCGGCTGGGTCGGGGACAGCCGCGCCTACTGGGTCCCCGACGACCGTACGACCCCGCCCGCGCGGCTCACCGAGGACGACTCGTGGGCGGCCCAGATGGTGGCAGCGGGGCTGATGTCGGAGGCGGAGGCGTACGCGGACGAGCGCGCCCACGCCATCACCGGCTGGCTCGGGGCGGACGCCTATGAGCTGGAGCCCCACACCGCCTCGTACAAGCCGGACCGGCCGGGCGTCGTGGTGGTGTGCACCGACGGGCTGTGGAACTACGCCGAATCGGCGGAGCAGATGGCCCGCGCGGTGCCGCCGGACGCCCGTTCCCGGCCGCTCAACAGCGCGCAGGTCCTGGTCGGTTACGCCCTGGACGGCGGGGGCCACGACAACGTAACAGTGGCGGTCGTGCCGTTCCCCGCTGCCCCGGGCCGGGCAGGATCCGCCTGA
- a CDS encoding vWA domain-containing protein, with amino-acid sequence MAHFSTPDAPRFSVEVYQNEYLPEGGREVNAIITVTSTGGGATAGPPIPAPAHGGFEDAPGAYDSASGRSGGSPHAARAAVVIMVDCSGSMDYPPTKMRHARDATAAAIDTVRDGVAFSVVAGTHKAVEIFPGNGRLAIADPLTRAQAKEALRSLSPGGGTAIGTWLLQADLLFDSTDAAIRHGILLTDGRNEHEEPQRLRAVLDACAGRFTCDARGVGTDWEVEEVTGIAAALLGTADIVADPAGLAADFTRMMETAMGKEVADVSLRLWTPRGAEVAYVKQVAPTVEDLTARRVEAGPRAGDYPTGSWGDESRDYHLCVRVPAAEVGQEMLAARISLVQPVPDGVGSPPSPLAQGLVRAVWTDDLVVSTAMNPQVAHYTGQAELAQAIKQGMNARKSGDAEQATAKLGRAVQLAAASGNEDTAKLLAKVVDVLDVAAGTVRLKAKVAEADEMTLETRSTKTVRVKK; translated from the coding sequence ATGGCCCACTTCTCCACCCCCGACGCGCCGCGGTTCTCGGTCGAGGTCTACCAGAACGAGTACCTCCCCGAGGGAGGCCGCGAGGTGAACGCGATCATCACCGTCACCTCGACCGGCGGCGGGGCCACGGCAGGGCCGCCGATACCCGCGCCCGCCCATGGCGGGTTCGAGGACGCTCCGGGCGCGTACGACAGCGCGTCCGGCCGGAGCGGCGGCTCCCCCCACGCGGCCCGCGCGGCTGTGGTGATCATGGTGGACTGCTCCGGCTCGATGGACTATCCGCCGACGAAGATGCGCCACGCACGGGACGCGACCGCCGCCGCGATCGACACCGTGCGCGACGGCGTGGCCTTCTCCGTCGTGGCGGGCACCCACAAGGCCGTCGAGATCTTCCCCGGCAACGGGCGGTTGGCCATCGCCGATCCGCTCACCCGCGCCCAGGCCAAGGAGGCGCTGCGGAGCCTGAGTCCGGGCGGCGGTACCGCGATCGGCACCTGGCTGCTCCAGGCCGACCTGCTGTTCGACTCCACCGACGCCGCGATACGGCACGGCATCCTGCTCACCGACGGGCGGAACGAGCACGAGGAGCCGCAGCGGCTGCGGGCCGTGCTCGACGCCTGCGCGGGCCGGTTCACCTGCGACGCCCGCGGGGTGGGCACGGACTGGGAGGTCGAGGAGGTCACCGGGATCGCCGCCGCCCTGCTCGGAACGGCGGACATCGTGGCCGATCCCGCCGGGCTCGCCGCGGACTTCACGCGGATGATGGAGACGGCGATGGGCAAGGAGGTCGCCGACGTCAGCCTCCGGCTGTGGACTCCCAGGGGCGCCGAGGTGGCGTATGTGAAACAGGTCGCACCGACGGTCGAGGATCTGACCGCCCGGCGCGTCGAGGCCGGTCCGCGCGCCGGCGACTACCCCACCGGGTCCTGGGGCGATGAGTCCCGCGACTACCACCTCTGCGTGAGGGTTCCGGCGGCCGAGGTCGGCCAGGAGATGCTGGCGGCCAGGATTTCCCTGGTTCAGCCGGTGCCCGACGGGGTCGGCAGCCCGCCCAGTCCCCTGGCGCAGGGGCTGGTGCGCGCGGTGTGGACCGATGATCTGGTCGTCTCCACCGCGATGAATCCGCAGGTGGCGCACTATACGGGCCAGGCCGAACTGGCACAGGCCATCAAACAGGGCATGAATGCCCGCAAGTCCGGCGATGCCGAACAAGCGACCGCGAAGCTGGGGCGTGCCGTACAGCTGGCGGCCGCATCGGGGAACGAAGACACGGCGAAACTGCTTGCGAAGGTGGTGGACGTGCTCGATGTGGCGGCAGGTACTGTGCGACTGAAGGCGAAGGTCGCGGAAGCGGACGAGATGACACTCGAAACGCGCTCCACCAAGACAGTTCGCGTCAAGAAGTAG
- a CDS encoding FHA domain-containing protein produces the protein MPTCPNGHQSAAEDWCEVCGHRMSGTPMPSGAVPPPPPMPNGPGVPVPPGGYGSPGPGGPPPPGGAGGYGYPAQQQELCPQCRTPREAQAPFCEECRFNFQTHTPSPYGPPQGGYAPPQHPGPPQPGPGGPQGPHPTQGGGQPSGFGGDSDWTLPPPQGGAPHQGTPPHGAPQQGAPGHGAPQAPQYGYGYPQAPAPPAQPYGNEGYAPPPQQQGPGHQPPQQQHPGAPQQQHPGAAQFGQGGAPAQAPGNWIAVVAPDREYFMAMMNRSGPEAAGLNLPAYSPEQQLPLNGHQITIGRRRHSTGEAPDIDLGRPPEDPGVSHQHALLVQQPDGVWAVVDQDSTNGTTINGGEEPIQPFVPVPLQDGDRVHVGAWTTITVRRG, from the coding sequence ATGCCGACCTGTCCCAACGGCCACCAATCGGCGGCCGAAGACTGGTGCGAGGTGTGTGGCCACCGGATGTCGGGGACACCCATGCCCTCCGGCGCCGTCCCGCCGCCTCCGCCCATGCCCAACGGTCCCGGTGTTCCCGTGCCACCGGGTGGCTACGGGAGTCCGGGGCCGGGCGGCCCACCGCCGCCCGGCGGCGCGGGCGGCTACGGCTATCCGGCACAGCAGCAGGAGCTGTGCCCGCAGTGCCGTACGCCACGCGAGGCGCAGGCCCCGTTCTGTGAGGAGTGCCGCTTCAACTTCCAGACGCACACCCCGTCTCCGTACGGCCCGCCGCAGGGCGGTTACGCGCCGCCGCAGCATCCGGGCCCGCCACAGCCCGGGCCCGGGGGGCCGCAGGGCCCGCATCCGACGCAGGGCGGCGGTCAGCCCTCCGGCTTCGGCGGCGACAGCGACTGGACGCTTCCGCCGCCGCAGGGGGGCGCACCGCACCAGGGCACGCCCCCGCACGGCGCCCCGCAGCAGGGCGCCCCGGGCCACGGCGCGCCCCAGGCCCCGCAGTACGGCTATGGCTACCCCCAGGCCCCGGCGCCCCCGGCCCAGCCGTACGGGAACGAGGGGTACGCCCCGCCGCCCCAGCAGCAGGGGCCGGGGCACCAGCCGCCCCAGCAGCAGCACCCCGGCGCCCCACAGCAGCAGCACCCCGGCGCCGCCCAGTTCGGCCAGGGCGGCGCCCCGGCGCAGGCGCCCGGCAACTGGATAGCCGTCGTCGCCCCGGACCGTGAGTACTTCATGGCGATGATGAACCGCAGCGGCCCGGAGGCCGCCGGGCTGAACCTCCCGGCCTACTCCCCCGAGCAGCAGCTGCCGCTCAACGGCCACCAGATCACCATCGGCCGGCGCCGCCACAGCACCGGTGAGGCGCCCGACATCGACCTCGGGCGGCCGCCCGAGGATCCGGGCGTCTCGCACCAGCACGCGCTCCTCGTCCAGCAGCCCGACGGCGTCTGGGCGGTCGTCGACCAGGACTCGACCAACGGGACCACGATCAACGGCGGCGAGGAGCCGATCCAGCCGTTCGTGCCGGTCCCGCTCCAAGACGGGGACCGCGTCCACGTCGGCGCCTGGACGACGATCACGGTGCGCCGGGGCTGA